In Musa acuminata AAA Group cultivar baxijiao chromosome BXJ2-3, Cavendish_Baxijiao_AAA, whole genome shotgun sequence, the following proteins share a genomic window:
- the LOC135606641 gene encoding probable protein phosphatase 2C 59, translating into MWAGTWRVGGVLAVSRAFGDRHLKQFVVADPEIHEEAVDGSLEFLILASDGLWDVVTNEEEVVAIVKPLQDPEQAAKKLLQEAYQRGSSDNIACVVVQFLG; encoded by the exons ATGTGGGCTG GGACATGGCGTGTCGGTGGTGTTCTTGCCGTTTCTCGTGCATTTGGTGATAGGCACCTGAAACAGTTTGTTGTCGCAGATCCAGAAATTCAT GAGGAAGCGGTTGATGGATCTCTCGAATTCCTCATCCTTGCAAGTGACGGATTGTGGGATGTTGTCACGAATGAG GAGGAGGTGGTAGCTATTGTCAAACCCCTACAAGATCCAGAACAAGCAGCAAAGAAACTGTTACAGGAGGCCTATCAAAGAGGTAGTTCTGACAACATCGCTTGTGTCGTGGTACAGTTTCTTGGCTAG
- the LOC135606989 gene encoding AAA-ATPase At3g28540-like isoform X1: MSTTAPAAMNSTAPPRLTSAATASTTPASSVSPSATTAPSLLPSYHTTHDSFQGIPLQWSSVVERASASSSPIRSSSLSSDHRYLELSFHSRHREAVRSQYIPHVLPEAERIRLRARERRLYTNRSVVFGDDHRNPWSPAPFSHPSTFDTLAIDPVLRDDLLRFVSRRNYYSRVGRAWKRGYFLYGPPGTGKTSLVAAIANLLEFDVYDLDLTALRRLLVSTNPKSVVVIVCTASSTY, from the coding sequence ATGAGTACGACGGCTCCTGCAGCAATGAACTCTACAGCGCCGCCCAGGCTTACCTCGGCAGCCACTGCCTCGACGACGCCCGCGTCGTCCGTCTCGCCAAGCGCCACGACTGCCCCCTCCCTCCTCCCCTCCTACCACACCACCCACGACTCCTTCCAAGGCATTCCCCTCCAGTGGAGCTCCGTCGTGGAGCGcgcctctgcctcctcttccccCATCCGCAGCAGCTCCCTCTCTTCGGACCACCGCTACCTCGAGCTCTCCTTCCACAGCCGCCACCGCGAGGCCGTCCGCTCCCAGTACATCCCCCACGTCCTCCCGGAGGCCGAGCGCATCCGCCTCCGGGCCCGGGAGCGCCGCCTCTACACCAACCGCTCTGTCGTCTTCGGCGACGACCACCGTAACCCCTGGTCCCCCGCGCCCTTCTCCCACCCCTCCACCTTCGACACCCTCGCCATCGACCCGGTTCTCCGCGACGACCTCCTCCGGTTCGTCAGCCGCCGGAACTATTACTCCCGCGTCGGCCGCGCCTGGAAGCGGGGCTACTTCCTCTACGGTCCGCCCGGGACGGGCAAGACCAGCCTCGTCGCCGCCATCGCCAACCTGCTCGAGTTCGACGTGTACGACCTAGATCTCACCGccctccgccgcctcctcgtcTCCACCAACCCCAAGTCCGTCGTCGTCATCGTTTGTACAGCCTCGTCAACTTACTAA